In Pyrus communis chromosome 15, drPyrComm1.1, whole genome shotgun sequence, the genomic stretch GGTTAAGAGAAGAGGAAAGGTATGAAGGGAGTTCTTTGTGGGTGTAgatttattttttagggttaatctcagtttactaccctaacatttcttgatttttaacatttgataaatcaagtttttttcatctcaAAATGGTATCTGAAGTTATAATTTTGGGACAACTTTATACCTCCATTAAGGTTGCTGTTAAATTAGCCATTAACTTGTGACGTGGCGCCCACGTGAACAATAATTGGACGCCATATGTCAATATGGGTCCAagtggatattaaaaaaatttaaaactttaaaaattcaaaaaaaatcaaaaatcaaaaattttttttctcttccccTTATCTTCGACTCCACTCTCCTCCATACCCAACCCACATCTCCCTCACTTCCCTAACCCCTTCCTCTTATAGCCCTCCCTCACGAACATGTCCTCTATGTATAACCCAGCCTTTTCCTCCTACACCACGGTGGCGCAGTACCATTTTCCCCAACCACAACCACTGATGTCGCCGCACCTCTGATCAGCTCCTCGTCATCTTCGGCCACACATTCTCTGAAACCCAAACCTTCTAGGGCCTCATCGCCTCTCTGTTTTCGTCGTCTTCCTTACATCTGTCAGATCCGTCCTCATCTCCGCTCTTGTCGTCGGTGTCGGAGTTGTCTTTGTGCATGGAGCCTTTAAGGTTCCCTAAGACCTCTTCCTTGACGAGCAAGAGCCTTCCGCCTCCACTAGCTTCCTTTCCATCCTCAACAGTGTCGCACCCCATGTCGTTTTCAGCACATCCTCAGCTGTTGTCGCCGCTCGCGGTTGAACCTATCTACCTCCCCCACATCGTAATTAGATCGTGCACTAGGCGAAGATGGTATaataaatttgaagtttttgtcatataaatatatgtaGGGTGGATTTTCTTGGTAAATTTGTATGGATTTGGTGTACCTTCTTCGTTTTGATTTAGATAGAAAAATTCATGGTTCTTGGTATATCTATAAATCAAACTTCTGTCCCTTCATTTCTTCATTAAGTCATGTAGCTTATTGGGGTCGAGCCCGGGGTACATCATTGAAGAAATCTGGGGCTGGGGTAGGTGGCGGTGCGGCGGCAACTATAGTTGCGGTGGGGAAAATGGTATTGGCGCCACTGTGGTTTAGGAGGAAGGGGCTGGTGAAGTGAGGTAGGTCAGGAATGGAGGAGAGTGGAGTCGAAGAGGGAGggaagtgaattttttttttaattttataatatccACGTGGAcccatattgacacgtggcatccaatcattgtccacgtgAGCGCCACGTCACAAGTTAACGGCTCACTTAACAACAACCTTAAcagaggtatgaaattgtcccaaaattatgactttaggtaccaCTCTGGGATGAAGAAAACTTGatgtatcaaatgttgaaaaccaagaaactttaAGATAGTAAGCTGAGATTAaccctattttttattttttattttttgttgaaattcttaagattgaaaaatgattttgaatttcataccaaatagtttttagattttaaaattactaattgaaaacatatatttttataaagaaTAATAGTTTTCAAGTTAGAGTTTTTGAGTATACCAAACGGGCCATAATATTCTCGAGTTAGGGAATGAATCAGATCTCAATTCTAGTTAGCAACTCTGAATTAAAATCAAGATTTGAGGAAACTAAGATTTAGACATGATGAATATCTATTAATATTTTATCCAAACAAAACTATACATCGTCCGGAAAAAAGTTCATTTAGTTTTACGTAGCCTATGAAACACATAAGTATAAATACACAATACAtgttgtttgtaccatacttgactaATCCCGAAACTACCAAGCCGGGTCAACTTCATACATTCAAGAACCCAGTGAGGGGTCCATTCTGAGGCACCCTTGCcgaagcacaagagtttccctcTACCTAGGAGGTCAATCACAACACAACACGTGTCACCATCAGAATAAAGCTcctagagtcccacatcgaccgcGCATGAAAGTCGGAGATtgtcctcaactataaaagaagatCAATTCTCCCTTAATTAATAactaatgtcattattgtacttaaactagtcattagaacccactaatgatgattatacttgaacctatgtatttgtgtaaacccttcactattaatgagaactcctctacttcGTGGACATAACCAAACTTacggtgaaccacgtacatcttgtgtttgcttccctatctctatctctttacatattattATCACTAGGTGACCGGAGGAACcgagcgaaggtcacaaacttgacactttacatTATTCCAAAGTCTCGCTGATTTTATGCATCAACACAAGTAATTAAGTCTTACATTCTAAAAAAAATCAGCCATCATACTCTATGTTGAgtaaaaattgcaaaatattTCTTGAATGAGCCTTCACCCAATATAATTCTAGTCTTGTTTGTTATAGTCTTATAGActcaagtttttaataattttaggcACGACTTATTCAAGATACTGTGTTCCTCAATTACAATTACTTGTTAAAAGGGAACATGCTTTGATTCTCCTTTTTCCTAGTTAGAAATACCCTTTGATTCCAAGTATGAATAAAATGTAAGTAGGGGTTTGGGTGCTTATTTAATTTTGTGGTTGAACTTAGGTCGAATCTTAGATTGTTTACGTATCTCTTCTAAGTTTGAGGGATCAAACCACTCGTACTTCTTGAATGTTTAATTTGGGATTTTCAGTGAATGAGTGGCCCACTACAAAGAAGAAATTTGTGGAGAATTTATTTAGATGGgtatttggatgaatttggtTAAATAAAccaagaattcaatttgttATTGTGAGTGCATCTAGATTTAGTCTTTAGGTTGCCTACATGCCCTTTGCTGGGCCGAACCTTCGTTAACTTGAAATTTGTTTGGGATTCATCtgaaagggttttttttttttttttttaaattttgttttatttaaatttaggcCCTATCAAAGGTATGATATCAATTTTATTAGCCACCCATATCATAGGTGTGATATCAATTTGCTATCTTCTGAACAAGATGTGTGTGATACATCATCaactatataaaaattaaatgtaaGGAATGCTTTACTTGATGTCGAGACCCACACCGCAAAAGAGATCTAAGTTGGAAATGTTGGAGTAGAGCAAATGATGTGGCAACACGTCCATGGTTATTCGTGACAATCAAATATCGAGTCATTTATGACAAGGGCAAGTGAGAACATCCATTAATTCAGTACGTGACCTAATAGCGGATTAAGAAGGTTCATTTTTTATTATGGTGAGTCTGAGGAATACCTTCAGTTGTAGGGATGGGATAGGACAAAAGTTTCAATCCTAAGATACGTACCCTGTGAATCTTAAGTCCTAAATTATGTTCCTAGCCATATGATGACCAAACGGCAAACCGAACATCCGTAAAGGCCGGTTTATACCGTATTCAATAGTATGCGTTAGACTAAGCATGTAGCTAGTGATCACATAGAATCAGTGTCTGAAATATCCTGGAGACGCTCGATGTTTCCACGGAAGTATCCAAAAATTCAAGGAATGATATGGAAAGAGGGTgtgaagtctaaacttcaccCATATCCGCGATATTTCTGAAAATCAGTCAATTTCCTCGATATTTTCGATATTTTAAGGAAATATCAAGGGTCTGCAGACAATTTGCAAAAAGTTGCAGGAAATATCCATGGACCTatgcattctttatttttttagtttctttctttatggtattagtttacTTCAATAAAACTTGTGTTGCTTTCGTGACGAAAATTTCAATTAAGTTATGTATAATTTATTCTTTCTAGtgaaatgctttattttattacatGTCATTAAAaggaagtttttcttctcacataTCACATACTTACTGTTTACACAATATCTAATAATTAATTCTTGATTCATACGTATGTCGTGGCTTCATATGACAtttcctaaaaaataattttaaattaattttcatgtttttgagcaaattttcatcatttctatTGAAGGCAATCGATATCGATATCAATATTTGACATATCCATTgatatttccacaaatttgcCTATCGATATTTCCACCGatatcgatattttaaacactacCTCGAATAGATATAAAGGTGCTTATCTATGGGATTGAGTTCACTGAACGTTGACCAACCATAGAAGTGTTAGAATAGAAGATTACCTACTTGTCAATTGTACTACACTTCAAAGTTATGAATGTAACTAGTTCTTTGGCATAAGGTATAATTGGCTGTCTCATATTAATGAATATGATCTTTGGCCTCACTACAAAGCCCTCAAACGATAGTAGAGCCTTATAGTGTGAGGTTCAATATCATGTACATTAATATGGAGATACGTGAATGCACAATAAGGAATATGTCACCTTCTAAGTAATCATGAAGGTAGATATTCATGTAGCCCCTTGACAATTTCAAAAGTCTTTGACCAAAGCAATGTACAAGAAATACATCAGGGTGATCATATCTATATGTAGAATTTGACAAATGTACCATGCTCTAAAGTATGTGATCAAAATATAGTAGACAGAAGAACTGAATAGCATTGTAACCATAACTAAGGTTCAAATATATGTGCATGAATTTAaacatattttaattaatttggataGTCAAAAGCCATTGCTAGATGTTACTATTCGGTTTGTGAATATTCTTATAAGGCTAAATTAGAATGGTTTCTAATTAAGTAAAAATTAGATTAAGCATGCATGCAAGGATTTACTTCAACATGCAATGCCAGTCTTGTAGAAAGACCCAAAGAGCGAAGAAGATCTCATTAGATCAGATTAAGAAAAACGCTATTATATGAGGAGGGTAAACAACCGCTCAAACATTATGGAAGACCAAAGAAGGTTCAGACGCCTCATATCCCCCACCATGGCCCAAAGCacgaacaataaaaaaaatctaccaAGATTGTTAGcatctcctcctccttccatGGTAGAGCTTCCATACCAAGCCCAAGATCTACCGAAATGAACTAAGCCGACATAGAACTCCACACCATAAATCAATACCGGAATTAATTAGAAGAGGCTAGATGATGGAATCATCATAGATCCGACAAAAAGCGCCAAAGAGAGACCCTAAAACAACTATGGAACGAAAAGCAAAACCTAGCAAATGCAAGGAAAATGTAGAACTAGCCAAAAAGACTAGGGGAAAACCTCTCCACAGAATTTCAACTAAAATTCAGTCTCCAAATAAATTGACTGTATCCTAATTATCTGTTATGGCTTAAATATGTTTTGATGTTGCAGTTCTAATGGCACAAAAGTGGGTGTTTCTGTTGTCGTGACTTTTTAGCAACGTACAAAGAACTGGAGAGGCCAACAACTAATTAGGTCACATGAAGAACTAGAGAAGCATTGTATTTATATTTGCGCTGTGCATTGCTCACAGTAAGAGTAGTGTGCAATACCAGTACCAATCTAGCTAGCGTGGCTCTACCATCATATGCATGGATCTGTCTAAACTAGTCTCTCTAACAACAAGAGAAGAACTTGTACGGAGAGTGCTGGGCATTGCACACAGTTACAGTGGCTTTTCTGTGTCAATTATGCAATGatatgtggagaaaattaacaaattattgtattattagtaTAAGAAGCCATCATGAGTCCATGATGGTGTTGCCGGATCATAAGTCTTTTTCCTCTAACAAATCCACGAAAGCCTAGCTCAGCATGATGCACATTCGCCCGCAAAGTTGCACACACCTGCTAATTCACAGTTACACTGTAATATTCAGCTCTAGTAGTACTAGCTATAGTAGTCCAGTACACCACTGCGCCTAGACCAGATCCCAATGAGAATGCTGGCTACTGATGCCTATACCGGCCCTACCCCCTTCTCACATGCTTCGGATGTAGTGTACGTGTACGTGAGAGACGGCCTGAATCCAGCTTCCTCTATATATCACATGAAGAATAATACATCAATGAACAccctaaaaattaattataatatgaCGAATATAGGAGGCTTGGAGTTGCACTAGAATGCAGGCCTCATCCATGCAACTCCGACCCATCAAATAATGTTTGATTTACATCTTCTCCTTACAATTTATATTCACACACACGCCCACGCACATGTATTATCACAGCACCAAGAATAATTGAACCTTCTTATGTACAGTCACGGCTGCTGGATTTTTATAGCAACTCAAGTATCATGGCAGTGGCGGAGGCCATACGTGCTGGGTTAGTGGCCTGTGTGGAGTGGGGTTTCGATATGGTGGAGGAAAAGACATACGCAAGGGCGGTGATAGATATGTTAACGTCAGCGGGACTACGGAGATGTGGGTGGAAAGCATTGTCCATGACATTCGTTTTCTAGCTAGCTTCCCTTTTGAGGTCCGTTGCACTTAGGTTCTATCCTCAGAAGTGTACAAAGTCGCCCCTAAGGTGGTTGCTTATGTTTTTAAGGAGAGTGGTGTGTTTCACTGGGATAATTGGAAGCCAATTTGGCTCTTTAATATCCTAGTTGTTGATGTTAATGTTTTGATTCGTATTTTATCATTAATAAATCAGTTTAtcgtttggaaaaaaaatatctcggtaatataaaagtattaTAGTGTAATATAAACATTATCAACCCTGATATTAATCAATGTAATTTAAGATTGTCATCGCGCCTCCATTTTCTGCTCGGCACTCAATAGCCAGAATACAAAGTATAGGTGTATCtcacatgtttatatatatatagtacgtATCATAATGCttataaacatacatatatatacctataattttcttgttttttttttaattatcgtCATTGGAAATAAACATTTACACTTTGAATTGTACACAATGTAACTTTTGATAAAACAAAGAAGTGATGTTGAGGAACTTAGAAAATAACACATGGATCGGGATCCCTAATCATCACTTGATCTCCAATTAACTTGTTCTTCATTTGTAGGAACTCTGAACTACTTGAAATCATAAAGAGAATAAAAGACGACGTtcacaaaaggaaaaagaagattCACCCATACGATTTACTTTGAAAccctaattagtaattaattaagcaCCTTCACCAATGCATGCAGTAGTATGGTactcatatattaattaatccaaACACAGTTCTAAGGCTAGCGATATCACATATtatagagtaatgctagggagaccgactatttagatcaaatttataaactatATAACGTGGTTAGTGATgattaattggattattactcaattgttgattaacgtgcttatttttttattggtgaaaCAATActggtttgtaaatttagtctaaAAGGTTGGTCtacttagcattactcttataTATATAGTGACATAAACAAAGGGCAGTTGTGCGTTTAATACTTTAACCAAAAACCCTGAAGAGAAACAATgaaacatattatatatataagtcataacattaaaagaaaaaatcaagTATATATAAGCTTAATGAGCTAGAACATTAAGCAATTAGATTACTAGACCTAGAACTTATTAAGGGgcaagctagctagctagctagataAATCATTCATTAGAGTAGCTAGCTAATAGCATAACTAATTAAGAAGTTTATCGATGGAACTATTATGGATCTATATGTAAGAATATCCATGGTAATCAGTACTATAAATATGTACTGATGTAATTGGATTACTTGAACAGATTGTTGTAGTCCGGCCGGGTTGGCTCTGATATTGGATTCCAGTCCCATAGGCGGTCAGAGAAAGCAGTCGGAAGTGTGTTGGAGgggagctgctgctgctgtggcTGTATAGTTGATAGTGCTGCCGCTGCTGAAGGGAAATTTGTTGAGAACAGGTTGCTGGGTtggggatgatgatgatgatgatcataGTATTGCACTAGATGATGATGTACATATTGTTGATGTTGGTGATGATTGGAAGCAGCCTGCTGCTGTACGTTTACAGGTTGGTAATTCAAAAGTCTATGAAGATCATCAATCGCATTCATATTGGAAGACAAAACAGAAGAACCACTCGTGAAGAGTGCTGCACATGAATTGCCAGTACTCGAGATCACCGAAGAGCAATTAGCAGCAGATTGCTTTGAGTTTGCTGAGTGGTGCGAGAAAGCAGCCATCCCTTCTTCCTGATCCACAGGATGAGTTGGAGCACCCGGTTGTCCAAGTGCGGCAGCGGTACTACTCTCAATGTTGTGGTGCTGGTGGTGGCCCTGAGGGTACGCTTTATGCTTGGAAAGCCGCAAAACTGTTGTCACATCAGAATTTCTGCTGCTACCTTCAGTTTCGATGTTCATCTTTTGATCCATCTGATGTTCATGATCATGATGAATCTGCTGCGATTGGCCTTCATTAAAAGCTTGGAGTTTTTCAATCACACTATCAACTGTGTTGATATTATTGGTGTGCTGCTTTTTATTGTCTGACCTGGTCGTCGATTGAGCCACTAGTACTGATGATCTAGATGTGGATGCCCTGGATGCTGGGAGACAACGAGGGAGTGATGGGTGGTCTTCAACTCCGGCTCTCTTGTATACTCGGCATAGTGATATTTCTCCCTGAAATTTAAATTAATGCAAATTAGACGTCGATCCACCCAAAGCAGAATCGAAGGATCAATCCATATATTGAATAATTAGGAAGCGATATTGGTTTATTTGGAGAAAATACATGATATATATCAAACTAGATCGTGCatgctaaaataattaatttatataacaaATAAGGGAAGTGATGATCAATTTTGAGCTGTGTTCTTAGAAATTTTCTTATCTTGTTTCTTTGCTTATAAGCTGTTCCTCTTATGCCCAATTATCTGTGGTGTATATAAAAAAGAATTGGAATAAACTCAAGATCTATAATTTGGAGACTGAAAACTagctaattatattaattaagctaggcatatatatatatatatatatattgagtaAACTGATCAAAGTTTAGGCTTAGTGAAGACAATATCTCTATGTAGGTAGGTATCTCTCATATATGTTGAAGATTGTGAGTTGAGGTATAACAAGGAGCAATCCTACTCGCTCACCATCAGTACTCGAGAAGTCCCAAAGGGTCTGTAGGTAAATCGAGAAAGAAGTCCCAAAGAgtaatcatttccagatgagtttggaaatttagttttaatctatatgtatatatgtacctTTTGATATCGTTCAGTTTCATGATGCGGCAAGCGATATTCGTTCATGATCCAACTAGTTCGAATGCCTTTGGGAGCTTTCCCGGAGTAAAAGACTAGGGTTTTCTTGAGGCCGATTGAGCGGAAGTTTTCGCTTCGAATCATGCGGTCGGCTCCAGTTGCCTTCCAATACCCAGAAGTAGTTACCCGGTTTGGCCTATCGCCGTTGCGGTACTTGCGGTCTCTTGGCACATAAAAGAACCATTCCTTCTCCCCAATTGCTGCCATAGCTGTACACAATCATTCATACAATTTAAATTACTGCAATAGCTGCACACAATCATTCATACAAgttaagataaaataaaattatcttaaAGAAGGTCAAGGTGTTGAATTTCACATATATGTACTGCTTTGTATATGGCGAATCCAAATGACTATTTGGATCGATTTGTGTGTGGTTTATACCTGGAAGTTCCCAAGGGTCATAGCGATAAAGATCGAGAAAAGTAATGAGTTCAACATTGAAGCGCTTGCCCTCAACCTTACGGCGAAGGTAGAACTCT encodes the following:
- the LOC137718633 gene encoding NAC domain-containing protein 35-like; the encoded protein is MPNLVAETTTTSSSSTMSHDESNKADHDHEHEHDEYVDEHEHDMVMPGFRFHPTEEELVEFYLRRKVEGKRFNVELITFLDLYRYDPWELPAMAAIGEKEWFFYVPRDRKYRNGDRPNRVTTSGYWKATGADRMIRSENFRSIGLKKTLVFYSGKAPKGIRTSWIMNEYRLPHHETERYQKGEISLCRVYKRAGVEDHPSLPRCLPASRASTSRSSVLVAQSTTRSDNKKQHTNNINTVDSVIEKLQAFNEGQSQQIHHDHEHQMDQKMNIETEGSSRNSDVTTVLRLSKHKAYPQGHHQHHNIESSTAAALGQPGAPTHPVDQEEGMAAFSHHSANSKQSAANCSSVISSTGNSCAALFTSGSSVLSSNMNAIDDLHRLLNYQPVNVQQQAASNHHQHQQYVHHHLVQYYDHHHHHPQPSNLFSTNFPSAAAALSTIQPQQQQLPSNTLPTAFSDRLWDWNPISEPTRPDYNNLFK